CCGCCAAGCCGTTCAATATTTGGCTGATGCTGGATTCCGGCATGCACCGCGAGGGTTTTCTGCCGCAGGACTATCAAGCGGCCTGGCGCCGGCTGGAGGCCAGCGGCAAGGCGGGCAAGATCACCAAGATGACCCACTTCGCCCGCGCCGACGAGCCGGACGTGCCGATGACGTTCTCCCAGCTCGAGATGTTCGACGCCGCCATGCGCGGCTTGCCGGCGGGGGAGGAGTCCGTGGCCAATTCGGCCGGCATCCTGTGTCATCCGCGCGCGCAGCGCAACTGGGGCCGCGTCGGCATCGCCCTCTATGGCGTGACGCCGCTGCCGGCGGGCGTCGGGCAAGACGCCGATCTGCGCCCGGTGATGCGCTTCGCCAGCAAGGTGTTCGGCGTGCGCGAGCTCGGCATTGGCGAGCCGATAGGCTATGGCGACAACTTCGTCACCCATAGGCCGACCCGGGTCGGCCTGGTGGCCTGCGGCTATGCCGACGGCTACCCGCGGCGCGCTTCCAGCGGCAGCCCGGTACGGGTCGACGGCGCGCGTTCGCGGCTGATAGGCCGGGTATCGATGGACATGTTGACCGTGGATTTGACCGATCTGCCGGATGCCGGCATCGGCAGCGAGGTGGAGCTGTGGGGAGACGCCGTGTCGGTCAACGAGGTGGCGGCGGAGGCCGGCACCATTGGCTACGAGGCGCTGTGCAACGTCAAGCGCGCGCGCTTCGTTTACGTCTGAGCCGGCTCCCGGTCAAATGTTCAAAGCCCGGCGGGCCGCGCCGGGCTTTTTCGCGCTTGGCGCGGCGGGATCAGCCGCGCTGCACCACCAGCCGCTCCACGCGCTGGGTGGCGTCGCGGGTGCGCTCGGCCAGTTTGCGCACCTCGTCCGCCACCACGGCGAAGCCGCGGCCGGTTTCGCCGGCGCGGGCGGCCTCGATGGCGGCGTTCAGGGCCAGCAGGTTGGTCTGGTCGGCGATGGACTGGATGGTGCTGACGATGGTGGCGATCTCGGACAGGCTTTTTTCCAGTTGTTGGCGCTGCAGGCTTTCGCTGCTCAGCGCCTCCGAACGTTTTTCCGCGTCGATGTCGATCAGCGCGCCCACCACCCGCTGCGGCGTGCCGTCCGGCGCGCGCCGGGTCTGGCCGCGGGCATGGAACCACCGATATTCGCCGTTCTTGCATTGCAGCCGGTATTCCAGATCATAGGGCGTTTGGCCGCTGTGGTCGGTCAGGTGGGCGGAGAAGGCGGCCAGCGCCTGCGGCTTGTCCTCCGGGTGCAGCCGGCTGGCCCAGCTGTCCAGCACATTGGGGAAATCCTGTTCGCTGTCGAAGCCGAGCAAGCGGCGGAACTGGGGAGACCACCAGAAGGCGTGGTCGCCGCTGACTGGATTCTTGGGGTCGACCTCCATATCCCACAAACCCTCGGCCAGCATTTCGCTGCTCAGCTCGAAACGGGTCATCGTCCGATCCAGCTGCTGCTGCTGTTTCCGATGGGCGGTGATGTCGGCCAGCGAGCCCGCCGCCCGCAGCGGCACCCCCTTGCCGTCTCGAAGCGTCGCGCCTCGGGCGCGGAACCAGCGATAGTCGCCGTTCTTGCATTGCAGCCGGTATTCGATGTCGTAGGGCGTCGTGCCGCTGCGGTCGTTCAGGTGGGCGGCAAAGGCGTCCAGCACCCTTTGCTTGTCGTCCGGGTGCAGCCGCCCGGCCCAGCTGCCGAGCACGTCCGGAAATTCGCGCTTGTCGTGGAAGCCCAGCAGCGCGCGGAATGTCTGCGACCACCAGAACTCATTGGAGGGGTTGACCGGATCGCCGGCCACCACAGACATGTCCCACAGCCCCTCGCTGGCTGCGTGGTTGACCAGGTCGAAGCGGGTGTTCAGCAGCTCAAGCTGTCGCTCCGCCTGGCGCAGCTGCTCCTGCAACTGCTGCAACCGGCCGTCGGCTTGCTCGCGTTCGCGATCCGCCTGGCTGACCTGGCGATCGCGCTGCTCCCACACTTGGGACAGCTTGTCGCCCAGCGCCCGCCAGCGGTCGCTGCCGTGGATTTGCCAGCTGGCGGACTCGCCGCGCAGCACGGCTTCCGCCGCGTCTTCCAGTTGGTTGATCATCTTGTTGCCGGCGAACCACATGGCGGGGCTCCCTGGAGGAAGGTCAGGCTTCAAGCATAGTTGCGCCATATGGTCATGAAATATGTATAAATACGGACGTGGGGACTGGTGAATAATCCGCGCGGCCGCCTGGCCCATTTATGGTTTAATGGGCGGCTTTTATTTGTCATCCCATCATCTTGAATCGCCGCGATGCCTGTCCGCGGCAGGAATGCCGCCGTGAGCAAATCCCTTTCCTTCGCCATCGCCGCCAGCCTGGCGTGCTGCCAGGCGGCGCAAGCCGCGCCGTTGCCGGCAGAACTTCCCAGCGATGGTTCCGACGCGCGGCGCTTGCTGCAGGACAGCGAGCGCCGTTTCGACCAGCTGATCCAGCAGCAGCGCATGCGGCAGCTGAACAGCGGCGGCAGCAATCTGGAGGCGGAGCCGGCGCCGCAACTGGATGAAGGGCGGTGCCTGCCGGTCAGCGGGGTGAGGCTCGCCGGCATCAGCCTGTTGTCGCGCGAGGATGTCGAGGCGCTGGGCCTGCCGCGCGGCGAATGCCTGGATACGGCGGAGCTGAACCGGTTCAGCCGCGCGTTGACCGCGCTTTATCTGCGGCACGGTTTCATCGCCGCGCGCGTGGGCGCCTCTGGACCCGATGCGGCCGGGGTGCTGACGTTGCGGGTGCGGGAGGGGCGAGTGGCGGCGATACGCGGCGACGAGGGCGCGCCCAGGCCCGGCAATCTGTTTCCCGGCATGCTGGGCAAGCCGTTGAACGTGCATGATCTGGATCAGGGGCTGGACCAGGCCAATCGCTTGCGCTCCAACAAGGTGACGGTGGACGTGGAGCCGGGGGCGTCGGCGGGGGAGTCGGTGTTGAGGCTGCGCAATCAACCGTCCGCCCGGCTGTCGGGCGCGCTGACGCTGGACAACGCCGGCCGCGACACCACCGGCCGGATGCAGGCCGGCGCCAGCCTGAGTTGGGACAATCCATTCGGCTGGAGCGATTTGCTCAATCTGTCGGCGCAGGCGACGACGCAAAGGCAGGAAATCCGCCACAGCCGCAGCGAGTCGCTGTTCTACTCGCTGCCCTACGGCTACTGGACGTTCAGCGCCTTCGCGAGCCATGCCGATTACCTGATTCCCAGCACCTTGGCGTCAGGGCTGACGGCGCAGCTGTCCGGCACCACTCAGCAGCACGGCCTGCGGCTGGACCGGGTGTTGTCGCGGGACCAGGGCCATGTGTTGACCATGGACGCGCAGCTGACGCAGAAACGGGTGCGCAATTTTTTCCAGGATGCCAAGTTCAGCAACAGCAGTCCCAATCTGACCGTGCTGGAGCTGGGCGTGTCGCAGTTGTGGGTGCAGCCGGGGGGACTATTGCAACTGGATGGCAGCATGCAGCGCGGCGTGGGCTGGCTGGGCGCGGACGAGCCGGATCGCGCGCATCCCGGCGCGCCGGACCCGCGTTTTTCCAAACTGAGGCTGGGACTGAACTGGTACCGGGGCTTGGCGCTGCCGGGAGGACCTTACCAGCTGCAGCTGAGCGGGTCCGGGCAGGCCAGCCGCGACGAGCTGCCCGGCGTGGAGCGGCTGGACATCGCCGATTCCAGCGCGGTGCGCGGTTTTCGCAATAACGCCTTGGTGTCCGAAACCGGCTGGTACTGGCGAAATACACTGTCCCGACATTTCCAGGCGGGCGGCTGGAGCCTGACGCCGAGAGTGGGGGTGGATGGCGGCAGGGTGTTGCAGCGCGACGCCGCCGAAACCTGGCAAGACATTGCCGGCGTTTCGGCCGGAATGGCTTTGGCGAGGGGCGGGCTGAGCCTGGATTTGGATTACAGCCGGCCGCTGCGCAAGCCGCAGGGCTGGGCGGCGGAGGGGCATATCTTGTTCGCGCGGCTCAACTGGCAATGGTGAGCGGGCTGTGTTGTAAATGAAACGGAAAAAATATTCACATCATTGTAAAGAAGTATTTCAATTGAATTGATTTAAAAAAACACATAGATTGCAAATCAAACACTTGTTTCATCGAGCGGACCTCATGCGGGTCCGTTTCTTGTCTTGGTATCGAGGGGATGATGATGAAAAAAATAAAGTTTGATTTGTCCGCAACCGGCAGGGTCGCAGCCGCGCTGACCTTGGCTTTCGTGCTTGCCGACAACGGCATGGCCGCCGGCATCGTGGCGGGCGGCGCCAGCCAGCCGCAAGTCGGCACCGCCGCCAATGGCGCGCAGGTGATCAATATCGTCGCGCCCACTGCGGCCGGCGTGTCGCACAACCAGTATCAGGACTTCAACGTCGGCAAGCCCGGCGCGGTATTCAACAACTCGCTGCAAGGCGGCAACTCCCAGCTCGCCGGCCAGCTTGCCGGCAACGCGCTGCTGGGCGGCAATCAAGCCAGCGTGATCCTGAACGAGGTGGTCAGCCGCAATCCGTCCTTGCTGCTGGGCAGGCAGGAGGTATTCGGCAAGGCCGCCGACTACGTGCTGGCCAACCCCAACGGCATCACGTGCAACGGCTGCGGCTTCATCAATATCCCTCGGGCTTCGCTGTTGGTCGGCACCGCCAATCTGCAGGACGGCGCCATCGCCTCGCTGCAGGCGGCCAATAACGGCAACGCCCTCAGCCTCTCCGGGGCCGGCGCGTCCGGCGTCAATGTGCTGGATCTGATCGCGCCGCGGCTGGATATCCGCGGCAGCGTCGCCGCGGCCGACGCCATCCGCGTCCGCGCCGGCTTCAATACCGTCGACTACGCCAGCGGCCAGGTGACAGCCACCGCCAAAACGCCGGAAGGCGTGGGCAAGCTGGACAGCTATTTCCTGGGCGCGATGCAGGCGGGCCGCATCAATATCGTCAGTACCGACGCCGGCGCCGGCGTCAATGTGGGCGGCAATCTGTCCGGCGGCGACGAGCTGTCGGTCAGCTCGGCCGGCGCGCTGGCGGTGCAGGCCGCCCAGCTGAAGGGCAAGCAGTTGGCGCTGAACGGCGCCAGCGTGGATATTTCCGGCCGCGTGGACAGCGAAACCGGCCAGGACAGCAAGCACGACGAAAGCTGGTTCATCTGGAAGACCGGCGAGAGCAACAGCGCGTCCAGCAAGACCGACGCCAGTGTCAAGCGCGCGTCGCTGCAGGGCGACAGCGTCACGGTCAGTGCCGCGGGCGGCGCTCACGTCGGCGCGGCCGACATCCAGGGCCAGGACGTGAAGTTGTCCGGCACCAGCGTCAATCTGGATGGCCAACTGGCCGAAAGCAGCGCCCAGAGCAGCGATCATGCCTGGAAGAATTCCTGGTCCTTCAATCAGGACAAGAGCAGCGCCAGCCAGCAGCAATCGGTGGCTCGCATCAAGGCCGGCCATGACGTGGAAATCGCCGCGGCCGGCACCGATATCGCCATCGCCGGCGCCAGCGTGCAGGCCGGCAACAACGTCAAGCTGTCGGCGGCGGGCGGGGTCAAGCTGTCGGCGTTGACCGAAACCGACACCAGCAGCGATGTCGGCAACCGCAAGAACGATGGCGCCGCGCTGGAAACCGGCAGTTGGAACAACAGCAGCAGCCAACAGCGGCTGGTGCAGGCGCAATTGCGCGCCGGCAACGCGCTGGGCGTGACGGCCGGCGGCGACATCGACGCGCAGGCCGCAGCGCTGCAAGCCGGCGGCGACGCCATCCTGTCTTCGCAGGCCAAGATCAAGCTGGCCGCGCAGACCAGCGCCAACAGCCGCAGCACGCAGAACGGCAAGACCTATTGGGGCGGCATCGGCGGCGGCGGCAACCAGAACAACAGCAGCAGCGCCGCCGTCAACACCGGCAGCGCGGTCAGCGCCGGCGGCAAGCTGTTCATCAACGGCGACGCCGGCATCGCCATCAACGGCAGCCAGGCGAAGGGCGCGCAGGGCGCGTACGCCAAGACCCAGTCCGGCGGCGTCGTCATCGACAGCGTGCTGGATCTGAGCCAGACCCGCACCGACCAGCGCACCGGCACCGCGTTCAACATCACCAGCAGCTCCAGCAAGGGCAGCACCAGCAAGCAGGACGCGGTGGCCTCGTCGCTGAAGTCCGACGCCGACCTGCAACTGATCTCCGCCGGCGACGTGGCGGTGACCGGCAGCCTGGTCAAGGTCGCCCAGGCGCTGAACATCCAGGCGGTGGGCGACATCAAGATAGCCAGCCAGGCGGTGGAGACTCGCAATCAGTCTCAGGACACCCAGCTGGCGCTGCGCGGCGTCGGCGCCGAAACCGGCGACCAGCAATACCGCGGCGGCGTGCGCATCGAGCACACCGCCAGCAGCCAGCGGCTGGACAAGACCGACCAGGCCGGCTCGCTGCTGTCCGGCGGCAGCGTCAAGCTGGCGGCGGGCAACGATCTGGCAGTCAACGGTTCCAAGCTTGAGGCCAATGGCGGCGACGCCAGCTTGTCCGGCCAGAACGTCAGCCTGACCGCGGCGCAGAACAGTAGCCATAGCGATAAGGCCAGCACCGTCACCGGCGGCGGA
This genomic window from Chromobacterium phragmitis contains:
- the alr gene encoding alanine racemase; translated protein: MRPLTATIRLDHLRHNYQQARAAHGDKTLAVLKANAYGHGAVRCAQALADIADGFAVACLEEAQELRAAGIANPILLLEGVFEAGELQAVDALDLWMAVASEEQLAMVEVAAPAKPFNIWLMLDSGMHREGFLPQDYQAAWRRLEASGKAGKITKMTHFARADEPDVPMTFSQLEMFDAAMRGLPAGEESVANSAGILCHPRAQRNWGRVGIALYGVTPLPAGVGQDADLRPVMRFASKVFGVRELGIGEPIGYGDNFVTHRPTRVGLVACGYADGYPRRASSGSPVRVDGARSRLIGRVSMDMLTVDLTDLPDAGIGSEVELWGDAVSVNEVAAEAGTIGYEALCNVKRARFVYV
- a CDS encoding methyl-accepting chemotaxis protein, which codes for MWFAGNKMINQLEDAAEAVLRGESASWQIHGSDRWRALGDKLSQVWEQRDRQVSQADREREQADGRLQQLQEQLRQAERQLELLNTRFDLVNHAASEGLWDMSVVAGDPVNPSNEFWWSQTFRALLGFHDKREFPDVLGSWAGRLHPDDKQRVLDAFAAHLNDRSGTTPYDIEYRLQCKNGDYRWFRARGATLRDGKGVPLRAAGSLADITAHRKQQQQLDRTMTRFELSSEMLAEGLWDMEVDPKNPVSGDHAFWWSPQFRRLLGFDSEQDFPNVLDSWASRLHPEDKPQALAAFSAHLTDHSGQTPYDLEYRLQCKNGEYRWFHARGQTRRAPDGTPQRVVGALIDIDAEKRSEALSSESLQRQQLEKSLSEIATIVSTIQSIADQTNLLALNAAIEAARAGETGRGFAVVADEVRKLAERTRDATQRVERLVVQRG
- a CDS encoding ShlB/FhaC/HecB family hemolysin secretion/activation protein, whose product is MSKSLSFAIAASLACCQAAQAAPLPAELPSDGSDARRLLQDSERRFDQLIQQQRMRQLNSGGSNLEAEPAPQLDEGRCLPVSGVRLAGISLLSREDVEALGLPRGECLDTAELNRFSRALTALYLRHGFIAARVGASGPDAAGVLTLRVREGRVAAIRGDEGAPRPGNLFPGMLGKPLNVHDLDQGLDQANRLRSNKVTVDVEPGASAGESVLRLRNQPSARLSGALTLDNAGRDTTGRMQAGASLSWDNPFGWSDLLNLSAQATTQRQEIRHSRSESLFYSLPYGYWTFSAFASHADYLIPSTLASGLTAQLSGTTQQHGLRLDRVLSRDQGHVLTMDAQLTQKRVRNFFQDAKFSNSSPNLTVLELGVSQLWVQPGGLLQLDGSMQRGVGWLGADEPDRAHPGAPDPRFSKLRLGLNWYRGLALPGGPYQLQLSGSGQASRDELPGVERLDIADSSAVRGFRNNALVSETGWYWRNTLSRHFQAGGWSLTPRVGVDGGRVLQRDAAETWQDIAGVSAGMALARGGLSLDLDYSRPLRKPQGWAAEGHILFARLNWQW